One Spartobacteria bacterium genomic window, ATTGTCGACATTGGGGTGACAGCGATTTCGCTGGCTATCTCATCGCCGACTGCGTTGCTCGCCGTATTCCGACGACCCTCTGGCAATGTGGCATCGACGATCTTTCCGTCTGTCCATCCCATCATTTTCGTCCTTTGGCACCCGCAGAACACCTCCGCGCCCAGACCTTTCTCGCCAGTCGTCCGGACTTCCGGTATGCCGCCGAGATTCGATTTGCTCTCGAAAAGGGATGGCTCGAACAGGAGAAAAAGCCATTGGTTTTAGAAAAGGAAGCCAAGCTGTAGGTGTTAAGATTATGGGTTGGAAACCAACAGGATATATACGAAATGGCTGCAACCTTGCGGTTGCAGCATTTCGTCGACAATGTGATGCAGTTCAGCCTGCCGTTTCTGGCCGGATGCCTTTTCCAGGGTGAATGACTCAGATCAGCTGCTCCATGACAATAGCCTGACCATTCCGGAAGTTTCTGATCTTAAAGGTGCGATCGATTACGTCCGGTATGTCGTTTAATGCCGGCGATTTAGCGATAATATTCCAATTCCCCTTCAGGTTCAGGAAAATATCCAAAGGCAGTTCATCGATGGGATCTCCTTCCATATTACCGATAAAGAATACTTTTTTGGTCTCGTCCGGATCTGTTCTCCAGCCATAATAAATGGTGTTGGCATTGACCACATCGCCACGTGTTCTCCAGTCACCGGTCACTTTAGCCCCGTTTATGTAGAACTTCTTGGCAAAGAAATCTTTTTGAACATCGTTGCCGGGATTATAAAGCAGCCATGGATTATTCCTTCTGAAGGCACGTAAACTAAAGTTATAGGCCACGCGTTCGGTATCGACTTCATCTTCGTAGTTCGACACTTTTGCGGCGTCTCTGGCGTCCAGCATAAAGTCATTGGCTAATTTTTTCAGCAGGGTTTGATCCAGTCGACCTTTCACCTTCAGTGCATCCGGAGCAATGGCGTTCAGCTCTTCATTGGCGGCCCATTTGGCCAAATCATATTCATCCGTCAATTTGGCGTGCTCGAGAATAAGTTTGAGATTGGTATCACTGAAGCCCAGAAGGAATTCAACTTTTTCCAGCTGGTGGTTGATATCATCGATATCGGCTTCAACGGCCGCCCGGCCTCTCTCAAGAAGCTGTTGTTTTTTACCTCGTTCTCTGAGCAATATTTTTGCGCTGCCCTGCATCAATTTTCTGGCGCTGATCATTCGGCGATTGGCATCGACGATATCGTCTTTGATTCGCTGTTCAAGGGTTGCTGTATAGGCCTTGCCTTCGTCGGATGCGGGCTCTCTGAGCGTGATCAGCAGGGCTCTGAGCTCTTCTACCGTCTCAAAATGACCTTTATCCTTCGTGGATTCATAAAGGTAACGAACGGCAATGGGATCGGCTTTGATTTTTGAAAACAGGTCATATAGCACTTCAAGAAATCCGTTATCATCGGAGGTCGTATTGATTAACTGCTCATACACATTAAACCCGTACTTCTTCACCCGCAGGAATTTATCTTCCTGTTCATATAATGCCTTGTCCACATACCATTCGAAGAACTTGACGCCCTCCTCGGCAAGGATCTGCACATCGTATGCATCATCGATATTACGCAAAAACATCCAGGGCGTATGGAATACCGCATTGAGCAGGAACAGCGGATTACCGGGTAAAAAGCCCAGCATCAGCGCCGTAAGTGCATTGTTATCCATGGCATTATGAACCACTTCTTTGAGTGTAGAGCCCAGCTGATCGTTATAATAATCAGAAAACGGCGTATCTGCGACATACTCAATGGACGGTTTCGTCGTCACCATTTTGTAGAAATAGCGTGTATTATCATGGTTTGAATGGCCGGTAATCCAGCTCTGTCCGTACCGGTAAACTTCGACAAAGCGTTCCCACTTTTCCATGAACCATTTGTATTTCCCGTGCACATTGTGGGCAAAAATAATGGGACTCCACTGTTTTACACGCTCGCCGTCATCCAGCGTCATCTGGATGCAATGATCCAGATATTTGGAATTGAATTCCCAGTTCATATCATCCGGCCAGGCACGCCCGTCTTCCAGATTCATATCCAGCCGGCGGTTCACTCCGTTGATCGACTGCCGAATGCTGACCATCTCCTGCAGAAAATCATCATCCTGAATTCTGAAACCGGTCAGTTCGTCGATGGCCTTAACAAAATCCTGTGCGCCATCCACGCGAATGCAGTCGAAACCCAGATCAATTTTGCGGCGCAGCAGTTCCAGCAGTGTCGCTTTCACATTGACATGGGCGAAATCAATATCGCGGCCATACATATTTGGGCCGGTCAAATATTTGCTATTGATATACTTGGGATTCTTCCGCTCAATGCAGTCCACATCAAAGGTTTCCAGCAGTTTGGCACCTTGAAAATCGCAATGGCCAAGAACGGAATCGATAGCAATCTGAATGGGGCGATCGGGCATGTTGTGAATGGTTTCAATAAATTCCACCAATTCGTCGGGACGAAGGGTTTCAAGAATGGACGGACTCACTGCGGCGGAACCCAGCACCGGCGTATCGTATCCCCAGTTGGAGATATCAGGCCGTTTCAATGAAATGCTTATTTCTGCTGCGTCGTCATCCCTGTACACAAAAAACTCACCGGTCTGATGGGTAATAGCTTCACGCTCTGACGTCGGCACTTCCGGCGTGAGTTCAATGGTATCGTATCCGACAAAGTTGAAATCAGCGGCAGATAATCCTTCATAAATATTGGCGATGCCGGCCGACTGATTGGCTCTAATGACGTCCGCAATTTTCTTATACCGGCGCGTCAATGCGGCCAGCGTGCCTTCCTTCGTTGCCGTTTCCGTGTGGATTTCAAGACAGGTACCAATATCCATGGCCCGGTAACTCCCATCGGAAAATTTCTTTTTATAGAACGAAGTGAAGTAGGGCATATCTTTTCTCTTTTTATGAATCGAATCGATATCATACAGCTCGGCAGGCGCATAGACGCCAAAAGGCAATGACTGAACCAGCGGGTCGCGGATCACTTCCTTACGGCCTTTCAGTTTCAACGTTAGCCAGTAAAAGGCGCCAAACCGTTCTTTGGTGCCGAACAGCACGTCATCTACGACGGCAAGGGCATAATCCCCGGCAAACATCACAGGAACGTTGTAGCGTTTAAACGTAACGTTTTTGGCGGCATCTTTCGTGATATCCGCCCCGCTGATTTCTTCCTGCCCCATAAACAGTTCGAGAAAAAAGGTCTCTTTTTTATCGCTCAAAAAGCCATTCTGAGCACCCGGCACCCAAAAACCGAACAATGCCTGTTTATCTCCTTTTTTAAAGGAGCCGAGATAGTTTCTGGTAATGTTTTTCGCGGCGGAATACTCGTCCTGTTCCGACAGGATTTTCTGAACAGCTTCCTGAACAAGCTTGGTTGCTTTTTCATTTAATACGGGGTTATGACTCATTTTATTCACCTGTTTTAAATAACTAACTGCAATGTAATACAAAAATTGTGCTTTTGAAATCCTGACTTTCATGCATGCCCTCAATGCTCGTCGCATCAAATTCAGGATCAAGTTTGATTCCGATGTTTTCCAATTCGTCGCCGTAATAGACGCCGTCCCTCCCGGCAATGGTATATCCGAAGTCAGGATTTAATCCTTTGAGCCGAAGCCCTTTAAAACCGGGATTTGGCTTTGCAAGTACCTGATAATATCCGACAATGGCGTCTTTCTGATCGGCAGACACCACCATCCAGGCCGTTTCATTGCTCTTGAACGGGTTTTTCAATCGATAAAACGTACCGAACTGGAAGGTGCTTCGATGGGTCTTATAAAAGGCGATCTGTGCTTTGACTTCCTCTTTTTCGGCATCGGTCATTTGCGTGACATCCAGTTCATAACCGAAAATACCGAAAAAGGCCGTTTCTGCCCGTGTTTTCAGGCTGGTCATCCGCATCACCTGATGATTTGGAACAGCCGACACATGGGCTCCCATGGCATTTATGGGATAGACCATGGACGTGCCATACTGGATTTTGAGTCGCTCCACGGCATCCGTATCATCACTGGTCCATGTTTGCGGCATATAATACAGCATGCCCGGATCAAAGCGACCGCCACCGCTGGCGCATGACTCGAACAGTACCTCAGGAAAAGCCGTCGTAATGCGATCCATCAGTTTATACAGTCCCAAGATATACCGGTGATACACTTCCATCTGCTGGTCAGCGGCAAGATGCATCGATCCGACCTCGCTCATCCCGCGATTCATATCCCATTTCACATAGCTGATGGGGGCATTGGTTAAAATATCATGCAACCGCTCATAGAGATAATCAATGACCGCATCGTTGGTATAATCCAGCACAAACTGAAATCGGCCGGGAGAGGAGATTCTGTTTGGAATCTGCAGGAGCCATTCGGGATGTTTTTCATAGAGCCGACTCTCCCTGTTAATCATTTCCGGTTCCACCCACAAGCCGAACTGCATGCCGAGATCATTAATCTTTTCACCCAGTCCCTTCAGCCCGTGAGGCAGTTTGGTTTCGTCTTCGAACCAGTCGCCGAGCGATGTGGTGTCATTATTCCGTTTGCCAAACCATCCGTCATCGAGCACAAACAGCTCAATACCCAGCTCTTTCGCCTGCCGGGCGAGGGGTACCAATTTATCTTCGTTGAATTTAAAATAAGTGGCTTCCCAGTTGTTTATGATCACTGGTCGCTCTTTTTGACGCCACATCCCTTTTGCCAGACGTGCAGTATACAGGGCGTGGTATTTCTGGCTCATTCCGTTCAGTCCTTTATCAGAAAAAACCATAACGGTTTCCGGTGCCTGAAACGATTCGCCGGGATGTACATTCCAGTTGAATGTATCGGGATGGATCCCAATCATCGCGCGAGTTACATCAAATTGATCCACTTCGGCCTGCGCCAGAAAATTGCCGCTATAGACCAGACTGAAACCGTAGACTTCGCCAGAATGCTCCGTGCAGTCAAACCGCTTCAAGGCCATAAAAGGGTTGTGTACATGGCTGCTTCCGCCCCGGGTACTATAGATCGACTGAATGCCGTGCTCGAGTTTTCTTTCCTTCACATGACGTTCGCGAACCCATGCGCCGGACAGGTGCATAAAATCAAAATCTTTATCAGGGAAGTCAACGGAACAACTCATGAACCGTTCAATAACCAGTTGTTCATCCCCGCTGTTGACCAGGCGGCTGCTTCGCGTAATGACATCGAAGGCCTCAAAGACGGTGTAGGTTAAAATAAGTGTTGCCCCGATTACGTCGTCATATAGCGTAATGTCCAGCGTAGTGGCTTCCTCATCCGATTCCACATAGGTGGCGGGCAGTCCTGCCAGTTTGGATTTTCCGGAACGGATAACGTGAGACTGATACTTAAATTCGGTCAGCCGGCTGCCGTTCTGCTGCTTGATCTTGATGGCGGGCTGTCGACAATCCATTCCGCCAAAATGCGGGAATTCCTGCTTGGTAAGCTCCATTGAGAACTTGGGATTACCGGGCTCGTTAGGAGAGGGAACAGCGACCATTCTTCTGGGATACTGCATCAAATGCGAAAACGAATCCCGGTGCTTTATTTTTTTCCCGTAATAAAGCTGACCCAGATACCCATTGCTCAATACAGAAAATATGTAACTGGTATTGCGGCCTTGAATATGAAATTCCCGGCTCTGTTCATTAAATAGGATCGCCATTTTTCACCTCGGTACAATAAATCCAACGGTAAAACCCTTAAATCTCCCCCGTAAACGGGGGAGACACTATAGATCATCCCCTGCTTCACACCTAACAAAGTGAAGAGGGAGATTGTGAGGAGGGAGATTGGTTAAAATTCGATTAAAACTTTCCGGATATTTTCTTTGCGTTCCTGAATCATATTCAGTGCTTCTTCCACCTGCTCAAGTTTAATCCGATGAGTAATCAGATCATCAATCTTAATTACGCCGGCTTCCACCATTTCCAGTGCCTTATGCTGCACATATTCTGTATAGCCGCGTTTGTAGCCAGCAGAAACAATGCTCGACCAGTTCATGTGCAGATCATACATATTGACCAGTGTCGGCTCAGGGCACACACCAAACATACCGATTCTGCCGCCTCTTCTGACGCAGCTGTTCATGACGGCCAGAGATTTGGGATAACCGGACAACTCAATGACCGTATCGACCATTTTCTTGTTTGTGTATTCTTTTATTTTCGCGACAACATCTTCCGTTTCCGGATCAATGACATAATTAGCCCCGTTAGCCAGTGCATATTCGCGTTTGCCGGCAATCGGTTCAACCACGATGATTTTAGTCGCACCGCCGGCTTTCACCAGTTTCAATGCGATAGAACCAGCCGCACCGGCACCCAGTAGCACAACGCTTTCGCCCAGAGTGAAAACCTGATCGACAATCAGATAAACCGCCGAAACCATTTCCAGCAAGGTGCCTTCTACTGCGGACATTTCTTTAGGCATCTTGATATAGCCGGCGCGACAGGCCGTGTATTCTGCAAAAGAACCGGATTCAAAAAATCCGGCCACAGCCACGCGGTCGCCCACTTCTACGTCCGTTACATTCTTTCCGGCCTTCACAACAATGCCGGAGTTTTCATGTCCCAAAGTAAAGGGCAGGGGCATATCCCAGCCACTCGGGCCATTGGGCTCATGAACCCCTTCGTAAATGTGTATATCGGTCATATTGCAAATGGTCGCCGCTTCGTTCTTGATGAGAATGCAGTCGTCCTGCAACTCGGGGACGGGAATTTCTCGGACTTCGCCTCTTTCTTTTCCCGTAATCTGAAATGCTTTCATTGTCTTTGGTACCATCATTACATTCCTCTCTGTGTGTTATTCACCATTTCATTGCCTTTTGCATACCGCACTGTCCTGACGACCACCTTCAGCAAATTAAATAAAAGCCAGTAATAACAGTTTGGAACGCGCGTTACTAAATCGGTGATAACACCTGCTTTTTTGAAATCAAGAATCTTTTTTTACTATTTATTCGTTATAAATAGCGATTTTTATTAAATCATCCGGGTTCTCATCGATTAGTCTGAACGCCTCGTTGATCTCGGTTAGTTTGAATCGGTGTGTAATAAACGATTCGACTTCGAGCTTGCCTTCGTCAATGAGTTGTACCGCCCGCTTAAACGGTCTGTGCGTATCGATAAACCGGCAGCTTCCCATGGTAAGAATTTGTCTGCCGCGATCATGCAGATAGGCAAAATTATAGTTCACTAAATGAGGAATGACCCCGAACTGCAGCACTTTAATCCCGTAGGTATCTGTTATCCGCAGTGCCTGAAGGCCGGTATCCACCACCCCTGCGGCCTCCACCACGACGTCTGCCCCTGCCCCAATGCAGTGATTGATTTCATCTACGACCTGTTCATTGCTTTTGTTTTTTGAATTAATGGCGACATCTGCGCCGTACTCCAATGCCTTTTTTAATTTCACATCAGATAAATCGGTAATGACAATCCTGGATGCGCCGACCAATT contains:
- a CDS encoding alpha-galactosidase is translated as MAILFNEQSREFHIQGRNTSYIFSVLSNGYLGQLYYGKKIKHRDSFSHLMQYPRRMVAVPSPNEPGNPKFSMELTKQEFPHFGGMDCRQPAIKIKQQNGSRLTEFKYQSHVIRSGKSKLAGLPATYVESDEEATTLDITLYDDVIGATLILTYTVFEAFDVITRSSRLVNSGDEQLVIERFMSCSVDFPDKDFDFMHLSGAWVRERHVKERKLEHGIQSIYSTRGGSSHVHNPFMALKRFDCTEHSGEVYGFSLVYSGNFLAQAEVDQFDVTRAMIGIHPDTFNWNVHPGESFQAPETVMVFSDKGLNGMSQKYHALYTARLAKGMWRQKERPVIINNWEATYFKFNEDKLVPLARQAKELGIELFVLDDGWFGKRNNDTTSLGDWFEDETKLPHGLKGLGEKINDLGMQFGLWVEPEMINRESRLYEKHPEWLLQIPNRISSPGRFQFVLDYTNDAVIDYLYERLHDILTNAPISYVKWDMNRGMSEVGSMHLAADQQMEVYHRYILGLYKLMDRITTAFPEVLFESCASGGGRFDPGMLYYMPQTWTSDDTDAVERLKIQYGTSMVYPINAMGAHVSAVPNHQVMRMTSLKTRAETAFFGIFGYELDVTQMTDAEKEEVKAQIAFYKTHRSTFQFGTFYRLKNPFKSNETAWMVVSADQKDAIVGYYQVLAKPNPGFKGLRLKGLNPDFGYTIAGRDGVYYGDELENIGIKLDPEFDATSIEGMHESQDFKSTIFVLHCS